A segment of the Pyruvatibacter sp. genome:
CTTTACGCCGCCCATTTGCGAGGCGTGCAAAACAAAAGACCCGTCATAAAGAGCAGCAATATCTTCAACAATCGACAGGCCCAGACCGGAGCCGGGGACGGTCTCGTCCAGTCGCGCACCGCGTTTCAAAACCTGTTCGCGCTCCTGAACGGTCAGACCCGGCCCGTCATCCTCGACTATGACCACTAACTGGTTGTCGCGCGACGAGGCCTTGATCGAAATGCGCCGATCCGCCCACTTAAAAGCATTGTCGAGCAGATTTCCGAGAAGCTCTTCGAGATCCTGCCGTTCACCGCGAAAATCCATGCCCTCGGGACACACCACCGTTACATCGTATGTGCGGTCACGGTGAATGCGTTTGAGGGTGCGAACCAAGTCGTCCGCCACTGCGGCCACAGGCGCACGCGCACCCAGCACACTACCTGCCGCTGCCGCACGCGCGCGAATGAGATAGTGGTCAACCTGGCGGCGCATGAGGTCCGTCTGACGACGCACTGTTTCCGCCAAAGGTGGTGCTCCGGGCACCTCGCGGGCCGACGCTTCGTTGTTGAGAATGCTCAGCGGTGTCTTAAGCGCATGGGCAAGATTGCCTACGTGGGTGCGGGCGCGCTCGACAATCTGTGCGTTGTGATCGAGAAGCTTATTTACTTCTCCTGCAAGCGGAGCAATCTCGGTTGGAAAATCGCCGGTCAGGCGTTCTGCTCTGCCGGAGCGTATTTCAGCGAGGCCGGTTTCAACGCTGCGCAACGGTCTGAGGCCAAAGCGCACCTGAATTAACATCGCGCCAATGAGCCCAATCACCAATACGCCAACGGCAACGGCGATTGTTCCGTTGAATGTTTCCGTTTCGCGCTCAATCTCATCGATAGCACCCGCCACCATAAACGTGAACTCACGGCTGCCGCCGGGTAACGTGACGTCACGGGCAACCACGCGAAGTGTCTGGTTTTCAGGACCCTGCGTTTCGATCCGCCGAACACCGGGTCTATCGTCCCTTTCAGGAACAGCAATCTGCTGGTCCCAGATACTCCGCGACCGCAGCAACACTTCACCGGACTGTGCTTCGGAGATCTGCCAGTAAAGACCGGAAAAAGGGCGCTCAAAACGTGTCTGTGTGAAGCGTCGGCGCAGGACAAGGCGGCCATCGTCAGATATTTCTGCGTCTGCTATCAGTCCGCCAAGCAGCACATCCATGCGGGCGTCAAAGCTGCGTTCCACACTGTCGCGGAACGCCGCCGCCAGAAGCAGCCCGCCGCCGACAAGGATAACAAGGCTCCAGATTGCAGCGCCCGCCACAAGCCTGAAGGCAAGTGACTCAGGCCGCATCTTCCGGTTGAGCGAGGCAATAGCCGAGGCCCCTGACGGTTTGGATGATGTTGACACCAAGTTTCTTTCGGACCCGGCCTACAAAGACCTCGATTGTATTGGAATCACGATCAAAATCCTGATCGTAGAGATGCTCCACCAGCTCGGTGCGCGACACAACCCGGCCCTTGTGCATCATCAGGTAGGCGAGCAGGCGGTATTCAAGCGCTGTCAGTTTGATCGGGTTGCCATCAATAGAGACACGCGCTGCCCGCGTGTCCAGCCGCAACGGGCCACATTCAAGATCTGACGTGGCGTGGCCTGCAGCACGGCGCACGAGCGCGCGCAGTCGGGCCAGCACTTCTTCCACGTAAAACGGTTTGGCAACGTAGTCGTCGGCACCAGCATCAAAGCCGGCCACTTTATCGCTCCAACGGTCACGCGCCGTGAGAATAAGAACGGGCGTCTTTATGCCCGCCCGCCGCCAGCGCTCCAACACGGTAACACCGTCGAGGGCCGGCAGGCCCAGATCAAGAAGAATGGCGTCATAGGGCTCGGTTTCGCCCAGAAAGTGACCTTCCTCACCGTCGGCAGCGGCATCGACCGCGTAGCCCGCGTCGGTCAATACGCCGACAAGCTGGCGGGAAATATCAACATCATCTTCAACTACCAAAACACGCATGGGTTTTCCTCGTCTCCTGTTCAGCCGCGCACGCGGATCACGCGGCCGCTTCTGCCATCAACGAACACATACACAACCGAATCATCCGGGCGCAGCATCTCAAGGCGGTAAACGCCGCTGCGGTTGTTGAGGTCCACATCAAGAAGTGTTCCTCCGCCGATTTCGCGCCGGGCAATGCCCAGTACGGTTTCGAGCGGCAACACGTCACCATTTTGAACGTTGCGCCACGTACCGGACTCAAAACCCTCAGACGCGCGGAACTCGTCACGCGGCAAAAAGCCTGACCCCTGGGCGGCGGCCGGCACTGCCGTGTGCACCAAGATGACCACCGCAACGAGCAGGGCCACGCCAAAGGCCAGGCTGCGCGCTGCTGCGGTGCTGAGATATGTACTGTTCGTCCACATGGGGAGATTTCTAAGGTCTGATCCGTGAACCCGGCATGAACATGGACCACTGGTAGCTGTCAGACTAGGGGCAGAGCTGCATGGCACGGCCTCCACAAACAGCAGCGGCAGGTGCATGGGAGCGCTAAATCCCTTTGAAACTGGCGTATTCTTCCAGTGGTGCCCGGTCTGTCCGCAGCGAATTGATGGGCGCGTCTTCGTCGCGGTAGCCAAGGCCAAGGCCACAAAAAAGCATTTGCTCGTCAGGAATCCCAACGAACTCGCCAACGGTCTTGTACCAGATCGCCCACGCTTCCTGCGGGCAGGTATCAAGGCCATATTCACGGGCCAGCAACATGATTGACTGGATGAACATGCCCAGATCCGACCACTGGCCTTCCTGCATGGTGCGGTCAATTGAGAAAAACATCGCCACGGGCGCGCCGAAAAAGTCGAAGTTCTTGGCAAACTGGGTCAGGCGGCCCGCTTTGTCCTCCCGGGTTACACCGATTGACGCATACATGTCCTCACCGCACTTGAAGCGGCGGGCCTTGTAGGGCTCTTTGAGGGAGGGGGGATAGATTTGATACTCGGTACCCTCGCCAAAGGGATTGTCCGGCAGTTTCTCAGCGATGATTTTCTTGAAGTCTGCAAGCTCTTGACCGCCCACAACATAAACATGCCAGGGCTGGAGGTTGCCACCTGAAGGTGCCCGTTTCGCTGTCTCAAGAAGGCGCTCAATCGTTTCGCGCGGCACCGGCGTGTCTTTGAAGGCGCGGCATGTCAGGCGGGTATCGAGTGCTTCGGAAACTTTCATCGGGACGTCCTTGCTGGCTTATATCGGAATAAATATCGCCAACGTTCTAGCGCGCTGCGATTGTTGTCCAAAGCTCTTTTCCGCCGCCCTTTATGGCTTCCTTTCCAAGACGTTGCGCCCAATGGGCAGCGCCGCCAAACTCCGGTGCCCATGACCATAGCCTGCGGGTCCAAAAATGCAGACCATGCTCATAGGTAAAGCCAATGGCACCGTGGGTCTGATGAGCAATAGAGGCGCCAATCTGTGCAGCATCTGCTGCGCGCACCTTTGCCACTGCGATGTCAAAACCGGCTGTCCTTGGGTTTGCCTCGATTGCGCGGGCGGCGGCATCAACTGCAACACCAACGGAAGCCGCGTGTGACGCTAGTTCTGCAAGCTGATGCTGGACGGCCTGGAACTGTGAAATTGGACGACCAAACTGCACGCGGTCGCCGGCATATTGAACAGCCTGCAGCAAAACCGCCTGCAAAGCGCCGGCTATCCCCGCGGCGCGCACCACGGCACCAAATTGCAGGACGGTATCAGCGGGCAACTGCGCAATACCGTGCGAAACGGCAGGCGCATTATACGTAAGATCGGCGACAGGATCGCGGGCGATTGTCGTTACTTCGTTCGACGATTTGCCATCAACAAAAAGCGCGATACGTACACCATCCTTGTGCGGGCTGA
Coding sequences within it:
- a CDS encoding acyl-CoA dehydrogenase family protein yields the protein MNELQTMLSDTANRLFTDHLQKPVREAAEEGQWPQLLWQAVEENGFGHVLVSEARGGAGAGWSDAMVLLRACGTHAVPLPLAETIVAAWLLDQAGLDVPEGPLTFAQSDLQPDGDSVVCTVPLQAVPFAAQCKHVVAVSPHKDGVRIALFVDGKSSNEVTTIARDPVADLTYNAPAVSHGIAQLPADTVLQFGAVVRAAGIAGALQAVLLQAVQYAGDRVQFGRPISQFQAVQHQLAELASHAASVGVAVDAAARAIEANPRTAGFDIAVAKVRAADAAQIGASIAHQTHGAIGFTYEHGLHFWTRRLWSWAPEFGGAAHWAQRLGKEAIKGGGKELWTTIAAR
- a CDS encoding PepSY domain-containing protein — encoded protein: MWTNSTYLSTAAARSLAFGVALLVAVVILVHTAVPAAAQGSGFLPRDEFRASEGFESGTWRNVQNGDVLPLETVLGIARREIGGGTLLDVDLNNRSGVYRLEMLRPDDSVVYVFVDGRSGRVIRVRG
- a CDS encoding ATP-binding protein; amino-acid sequence: MSTSSKPSGASAIASLNRKMRPESLAFRLVAGAAIWSLVILVGGGLLLAAAFRDSVERSFDARMDVLLGGLIADAEISDDGRLVLRRRFTQTRFERPFSGLYWQISEAQSGEVLLRSRSIWDQQIAVPERDDRPGVRRIETQGPENQTLRVVARDVTLPGGSREFTFMVAGAIDEIERETETFNGTIAVAVGVLVIGLIGAMLIQVRFGLRPLRSVETGLAEIRSGRAERLTGDFPTEIAPLAGEVNKLLDHNAQIVERARTHVGNLAHALKTPLSILNNEASAREVPGAPPLAETVRRQTDLMRRQVDHYLIRARAAAAGSVLGARAPVAAVADDLVRTLKRIHRDRTYDVTVVCPEGMDFRGERQDLEELLGNLLDNAFKWADRRISIKASSRDNQLVVIVEDDGPGLTVQEREQVLKRGARLDETVPGSGLGLSIVEDIAALYDGSFVLHASQMGGVKAELILPLAA
- a CDS encoding nitroreductase, translating into MKVSEALDTRLTCRAFKDTPVPRETIERLLETAKRAPSGGNLQPWHVYVVGGQELADFKKIIAEKLPDNPFGEGTEYQIYPPSLKEPYKARRFKCGEDMYASIGVTREDKAGRLTQFAKNFDFFGAPVAMFFSIDRTMQEGQWSDLGMFIQSIMLLAREYGLDTCPQEAWAIWYKTVGEFVGIPDEQMLFCGLGLGYRDEDAPINSLRTDRAPLEEYASFKGI
- a CDS encoding response regulator transcription factor, with translation MRVLVVEDDVDISRQLVGVLTDAGYAVDAAADGEEGHFLGETEPYDAILLDLGLPALDGVTVLERWRRAGIKTPVLILTARDRWSDKVAGFDAGADDYVAKPFYVEEVLARLRALVRRAAGHATSDLECGPLRLDTRAARVSIDGNPIKLTALEYRLLAYLMMHKGRVVSRTELVEHLYDQDFDRDSNTIEVFVGRVRKKLGVNIIQTVRGLGYCLAQPEDAA